The Helianthus annuus cultivar XRQ/B chromosome 16, HanXRQr2.0-SUNRISE, whole genome shotgun sequence genome includes a window with the following:
- the LOC110916120 gene encoding protein translation factor SUI1 homolog, which yields MSEIDIQIPTAFDPFAEANAENSGAAGSKEYVHIRIQQRNGRKSLTTVQGLKKEFSYNKILKDLKKEFCCNGTVVQDPQLGKVIQLQGDQRKNVSTFLIQAGIVKKEHIKIHGF from the exons ATGTCTGAGATTGACATCCAAATTCCAACTGCCTTTG ATCCATTTGCTGAGGCAAATGCTGAGAACTCGGGTGCGGCGGGGTCAAAGGAATACGTTCATATACGTATACAACAACGCAATGGTCGAAAAAGCCTGACAACTGTCCAAGGGTTGAAGAAAGAGTTTAGCTACAATAAGATACTTAAAGACCTTAAAAAGGAGTTTTGCTGCAATGGTACTGTTGTTCAAGACCCTCAACTTGGCAAG GTTATCCAACTTCAAGGTGATCAAAGGAAGAATGTATCAACCTTCCTCATTCAA GCTGGCATTGTGAAGAAAGAACATATCAAGATTCATGGTTTCTAG
- the LOC110915842 gene encoding cysteine-rich PDZ-binding protein yields MVCDKCEKKLSKVIVPDKWKEGASNTTETGGRKINENKLLSKKNRWSPLGTTKCIICKQQVHQNGKYCHTCAYSKGVCAMCGKQVLDTKYYKQSNV; encoded by the exons ATGGTTTGCGACAAGT GTGAGAAGAAACTGTCGAAAGTAATCGTTCCAGATAAGTGGAAAGAAGGAGCAAGCAACACTACTGAAACCGGTGGCCGTAAGATCAATGAAAACAAGCTTCTTTCCAAGAAAAATAG ATGGTCACCGTTAGGAACAACCAAGTGTATCATCTGCAAGCAACAAGTGCACCAAAACGGCAAGTATTGCCATACATGTGCATACTCTAAAG GGGTTTGTGCAATGTGTGGTAAACAAGTTCTCGACACCAAGTACTACAAGCAAAGCAATGTGTAA
- the LOC110919620 gene encoding pentatricopeptide repeat-containing protein At4g21170 encodes MQKTKLLTKYLSINTTKTSQNWRNQINHTHLLSQISSILQQRHNWPSILQTLNLKSKLTPSLFLQILNTTQIPPQITLHFFKWAIKNTSFQPDILVQCRMTRLLIGSGLVNPSKPILDSLLQNNPPAQIAQSLIKNQNFCSSESLSVFDCVLDWYCEKGLCVQALEFFCFVRNLDGYEVFSVRSCRNLLNVLCEKDEVKLCLCFYGGMIRNGVLIDRFMLRVIAKVFSRQGKVDAILKLIDTGVNDPLIYDSVIDCCCEMGKFEVALHLFDQMSKRKLNPGFNTFASVLNGACRYQNNEMTEFAMEAMAEKGYASKPLAKHDPIIQKLCDMRKSYAAEMLFKTACDAQRSLENKTYGCMIRALSMETRVKEAIEIHHIIEQRTVKVNPVFYNEFINILCNENASKEVDNLLKDLISKGYKPGSTALSKYITSQCKKHRWKEAEELAELALQESIFLESSCCGLLIKRYCNRGQIDLAINLHDRIEDKDYSMDSTSYNALITGLLKAVRVKEAERIFDCMKIKNLLTSESFVIMINGFCRENELKKAMKLHDEMLERGLKPSPKIYKRLICNFK; translated from the coding sequence ATGCAGAAAACCAAACTCTTAACCAAATACCTCTCCATTAACACAACAAAAACATCTCAAAACTGGAGAAACCAAATCAACCACACACATCTACTCTCTCAAATCTCCTCAATTCTTCAACAAAGACACAACTGGCCTTCAATCCTCCAAACCCTAAACCTCAAATCCAAATTAACCCCATCTCTCTTCCTCCAAATCCTCAACACAACCCAAATCCCACCTCAAATCACCTTACATTTCTTCAAATGGGCAATCAAGAACACGTCTTTTCAACCAGACATTCTTGTTCAATGCAGAATGACCCGTCTGTTAATCGGGTCGGGTTTGGTTAACCCTTCAAAACCCATCTTGGATTCTCTATTACAAAACAACCCACCTGCTCAAATTGCTCAATCTTTGatcaaaaatcaaaacttttGTAGTTCAGAATCTTTGTCAGTATTTGATTGTGTTCTTGATTGGTATTGTGAAAAGGGTTTGTGTGTTCAAGCTCTGGAGTTTTTCTGTTTTGTTAGGAATTTGGATGGATATGAGGTGTTTTCGGTTCGTTCGTGTCGTAATTTGCTTAATGTGTTGTGTGAAAAAGATGAGGTTAAGCTTTGTTTGTGTTTTTATGGTGGTATGATTCGAAATGGGGTTTTGATTGATCGGTTTATGTTGCGTGTAATCGCTAAAGTGTTTAGTAGACAGGGGAAGGTTGATGCAATTCTTAAATTGATCGATACTGGTGTAAATGATCCGTTGATATATGATTCAGTGATAGATTGTTGTTGCGAAATGGGAAAGTTTGAAGTTGCATTACACCTGTTCGACCAAATGTCTAAGAGAAAATTAAATCCGGGGTTTAATACTTTTGCTTCGGTTCTTAATGGTGCGTGTAGATATCAGAACAATGAAATGACTGAATTCGCGATGGAAGCCATGGCTGAAAAAGGGTATGCTTCAAAACCTTTAGCGAAACACGATCCGATCATTCAGAAGCTTTGCGACATGAGAAAGAGTTATGCAGCAGAGATGCTGTTCAAGACAGCGTGTGATGCGCAAAGGTCTTTGGAAAACAAGACTTACGGGTGTATGATCCGGGCCTTGTCTATGGAAACTCGCGTAAAAGAAGCAATCGAGATTCATCACATTATTGAACAAAGAACGGTTAAAGTCAACCCTGTCTTTTATAACGAGTTTATTAACATTCTTTGCAATGAAAATGCATCAAAAGAAGTTGATAATCTACTTAAAGATTTGATCTCAAAGGGGTATAAACCAGGCTCAACCGCGCTATCAAAATACATAACTTCTCAATGCAAGAAACACAGATGGAAAGAAGCAGAGGAGCTTGCAGAGTTGGCTCTGCAAGAATCCATTTTTCTTGAATCTTCTTGTTGTGGTCTTTTGATAAAACGTTATTGCAACAGAGGACAGATCGATTTAGCCATTAATTTGCATGATCGAATTGAGGATAAGGATTACTCCATGGACTCAACATCTTACAATGCACTGATAACTGGACTTTTGAAGGCGGTGAGGGTTAAAGAAGCTGAAAGAATCTTTGATTGTATGAAAATCAAGAACTTGCTTACTAGTGAAAGTTTTGTGATCATGATTAACGGATTTTGTCGTGAGAATGAGTTGAAAAAAGCCATGAAATTGCATGATGAGATGCTGGAGAGGGGATTGAAACCGAGCCCGAAAATATATAAACGACTGATTTGTAATTTCAAGTAA